The window ATAACTACCCAGGCTGTAATAAATACTTATGAGTATAAAACTCATTTGTGAAAAAATAAGTATGAGTATAAAATATTTAATTACAGCGTTAATTTTTCATAGACTCCATGAAAACAACTTACTTTAGGGATAGGGTCTAAAAACATGCGCAATATCGCCGTGATAGCAGGTAATTTTGCTTTCCCATTTCCTGTTAAGATGCTTAGTTATATCAATGCCAATCTTAAAAGCAATCAAATCATTACCCGTCATTCGACACTTACTAAAGCCGATCTCGAAAAAAAACGTATCGAAGAAATTACTAAATTGCAGCAACCATTGGCAGTTATTTCCCTAGCCATGAGGCCGCAGCCTGAATCGGTAACCATTCTACAACAAGCCAAAATCCCTATGATTCTTATTGATGAGGAGGCTCCTGGTACCTCTACCATTGCCACTGATAATTACCGTGGGGGCTATTTAGCCGGTGAACATCTGATCAAGCAAGGACGTAAAGACCTCGCGGTATTGTGTGGCAGTACCCAACCCGGTAGTGGGTATAACGCCATCAATCGGCTTAAAGGGTTTCGTGACGCCATCGCCACCGCAGGTCAGACGCTGCCAAACGATAGAGTTTTTGAGGTGATTTATTATGCCTATCACGAAGGCGAGCAAGCCATGAACACCTGGATCAATGAAAATATCACAATTGATGCCGTCTTCTCGGCAGCCGGTGATGATTGCGCTTCGGGAATTTTACGAGTAGCTCAGGATAATAAAATCCAAGTACCCAAAGACTTAGCAATCATAGGTTATGATGACACTGAAAGAGCCCAATCGACGGTCCCGCCGCTTACAACGATCAGACAGCCTCTAGAAGAAATGGGAAAGGCTGCCTATGAATTAGCTACTAACGCTACTGATGACTTAGCAACTAATCCCAAGACCATTACATTTCAGCCATCATTGGTTGTACGTGCTTCAACATGATCCAGGCCTGTGTCATTTCGAGAAGCAGAGAGAAATCTATTATGTATAAATTGAAGAATAAGATCCCTCCTCGTTAAAGCTCGTACTATATAAATTTTAAATAAAAAAGCATGACACCCTACATTATTCATGCAGAGTGTCATGCTTTATAGTTACAACTTATTAAACTTAAAGCGTTGTGCTATTAAGTCTTATTTCTTCTTTTTGCCAGCCTTTTTAGCGGGTTTCTTAGCTACCTTTTTGGCAACTTTCTTAGCTGCCTTTTTGGCAACTTTCTTAGCTGCCTTCTTAGCAACCTTTTTAGCTACTGGCTTTTTGGCCGCCTTCTGTGCAGGTGCTGCTTTAGCACTGCCCCCTTCAGCAACAGCTTGAGCTAAAGCTAAGCGTGCAACTGGTACTCGATATGGTGAGCAGCTAACATAATCCATGCCCGAACGATGACAGAACTTAACACTCTCTGGCTCGCCACCATGCTCACCGCAAATACCAACTTTAAGGTTTGAACGAGTAGCACGACCACGATTAATACCAATGGTTACCAATTCGCCGACACCCTTTTGGTCAAGTATTTGGAATGGATCATGTTGCAGAATCTTCTTCTCTATATAATCAGGCACGAAACCACCAATGTCATCGCGTGAAAAACCAAATGACATCTGGGTAAGGTCATTAGTACCAAAAGAGAAGAATTCAGCGCTCTCGGCAATTTCGCCTGCCAGCAGAGCAGCACGCGGAATTTCAATCATGGTACCAACCATGTATTGTAGTTTTTTAAGGCCGTACTTCTTGAGCACTTCAGGAACAACCTTATCAACAATCACTTTTTGATTATCGAGTTCTTTCTTCTCACACACAACTGGGATCATAATTTCAGGCAGTGCTTTTTTGCCTTCTTTAGTAAGCTCAGCAGCAGATTCTAAAATAGCGCGGATCTGCATTTCGCTTACTTCAGCATAAGTTACACCCAGACGCACACCACGATGACCCATCATGGGATTGGTTTCATGCAAGCCATCAGCACGGTTAGCAAGTTTCTCAAGGCTAATATTTAAAGATTTCGCTAACTTTTGACGCTCATCAGCATTGTTGGGCACGAACTCATGCAATGGTGGATCTAACAAGCGGAATGTAACTGGTAGACCATCCATTACTTCAAGTGTTGCCTTGATGTCTTTCTTTACATAGGGGAACAACTCATCAAGTGCCGCGCGTCGTTCAGCCTCGGTGTCAGAAAGAATCATTTTACGCAGCGCAAA of the Deltaproteobacteria bacterium genome contains:
- a CDS encoding substrate-binding domain-containing protein; this translates as MRNIAVIAGNFAFPFPVKMLSYINANLKSNQIITRHSTLTKADLEKKRIEEITKLQQPLAVISLAMRPQPESVTILQQAKIPMILIDEEAPGTSTIATDNYRGGYLAGEHLIKQGRKDLAVLCGSTQPGSGYNAINRLKGFRDAIATAGQTLPNDRVFEVIYYAYHEGEQAMNTWINENITIDAVFSAAGDDCASGILRVAQDNKIQVPKDLAIIGYDDTERAQSTVPPLTTIRQPLEEMGKAAYELATNATDDLATNPKTITFQPSLVVRAST